From the genome of bacterium:
CCGTTCCGTCCTGTCGGGCGGACGAGCAAGGAGACATGTAATCGCAGAGCTACGCGTCAACGACGAAATCCGTGCGGCCGAACTGAGAGTGGTCGATCCGCTCGGCAAGCAGCTAGGAGTGATGCCCCGCCAGAACGCCCTGTACCTGGCCGACGGCCTGGGATGGGACCTCGTGGAGGTGGCGCCCGGAGCCGATCCGCCCGTTGCGCGGATGATGGACTACGGCAAGTTCAAGTACGAGCAGTCGGTCAAGGAGCGGGAAGCGCGCAAGAAGCAATCCCGCAGCACGGTCAAGGAACTTACCTTCAAGGTGAAGATCGGCAACCACGACTACGAGATCAAGCGGGATCGGGCACTGCGCTTTCTGACCAACGGTGACCGGGTCCGGGTTCGGGTCTGGCTCCGGGGAAGGGAGGCCAGCCGGCCCCAGCTCGGTATGGCCATCCTCGACCGCCTGTCCGCAGACCTCGCCGACGTGGCCACCGTGGATCAGGCGGCCAAGCTCGAAGGCCGCAACATGACCATGGCCCTGGCGCCGATCAAACGGCCGCAGCGGTCATACCAGGACGTTGACGAGGGCTCGACATAGAAGGGGCCGAAAAGGACGGGAGGGGCTTTTCAGCACCCCCGAGAACCACCGAGGAGTAGGACAGACCATGCCGAAGATGAAGAGCCACAAGGGCGCCGCCAAGCGCTTCAAGGTGACCGGATCGGGCCGGATCAGGCGCCGCCAGTCGCACCGCGGCCACCTCCGCCTTGCGAAGGGCAAGGACAGCTATCGCCGCTTGAAGGGTGAGGCCGATCTGGCCAAGGGTGACGAGAAGCGGGCCAAGCGCCTGCTCGGAATGTAGGCGAGGAGTACCGGAGACAGGAAATGGCACGAGTCAAGCGCGCGAGCAACTCGCGCACCAGGCACCGGAAGGTCCTGGCCAAGGCCAAGGGCTACCGCGGCGCCAAGAGCCGGAGCTTCCGGGCGGCCAACGAGCAGGTCATGAAGTCCCTGCAGTACGCCTATCGCGACCGGAGGGCGCGCAAGGGCGACTTTCGCAGGCTCTGGATCACCCGCATCAACGCCGCCGCTCGCGAGAACGGCACCACCTATTCCCGGCTGATCGCGGGGCTGAAGGCGGCGGAATTCGAGGTGGACCGGAAGATGCTGGCCGATATCGCGGTCAACGATCCTGCCACCTTTCGCCAGATAGTCGAGTTGGCTTCCGCCAACCGCGTTTAGTGGGCTAGCGGCGTCGGACGAAGATGGACCTTGAACGTCTCGCCGGCGTAGTCGGCGACGCCCGCGCCCGGATCGAGGCTGCTTCGGACCTCGCCGAGCTGGTTGCCGCGGAGTCGGAGACGTTGGGGCGGCGATCCGAGGTGGCCGTTGCCCGTAGGGGCATCGGGCGCTTGGCGCCGGACCGCAGGCGCGAGGTGGGGCGGGCGATCAACGAGGCGGTCGGCGCGCTGACCGCCGCTGTCGAGGATCGGCGGGCGGCCTTGCAGGCGGAGGCCGAGAACGACCTGCTGGAGCAGGATCGGGTCGATCTCACCCTGCCGTACGGTCGTCCAGCGCGGGGTACGCATCACCTACTGACCCGCACCATGGAGGATGTGTGCGACGTGTTCCGCGCCATCGGCTACGAGGTAGCGGAGGGGCCGGAGTTGGAACTGGCGTGGTACAACTTCGACGCTCTCAACACCCCACCCACCCATCCGTCCCGATTCGAATCCGACACGATGTACGTGGAGGCGTTCGACGATCGGGAGCGGAGCGGCCCCGACGAGCTGTTGCTGCGTACCCAGACCTCACCGATGCAGGCCCGGTTCATGGAGAAGAACCCCCCGCCGGTCTACGTGGTGGTGCCCGGGCGGGTCTTCCGCACCGACACCTGGGACGCCACCCACGCGCCGGTATTCCACCAGATCGAGGGCCTGGCCGTGGACTCGGACATCACGTTCGGGGATCTGAAGGGCACCCTCGCCCACTTCGCCCGGGAGTTCTTCGGGGTCTCGGCCCGGACCCGCTTCGTGCCCCATTTCTTCCCGTTCACCGAGCCGTCAGCGGAGATGCTGGTGTGGTTCAACGGCGAGTGGTTGGAGATGCTGGGATGCGGCATGGTCGACCCCAACGTGTTCGAGGCGGTGGGGTACGACCCGGAGGAGGTGACGGGGTTCGCCTTCGGCATGGGCGTGGAGCGGCTGGCCATGGTCCGCCACGGCATCACCGACATCCGCCACTTCTACGACAGCGACTTGCGCGTCCTGGGGCAGTTCCGATGAAGGTCCCGATCGGCTGGTTGGCGGACTTCATCGATCTGCCCACCCGGGATCCGCACGAGTTGGAGCGGATCCTCGTCTCCCTCGGCCACGAGGTGGAGGGGATCGAGGAGTTCGGACCGTCCTTCGAGGGCGTGGTCGTGGGACGGGTGGAGGAGGTCCGGCCCCATCCGAATGCCGACCGGATCCGCTTCTGCCGCGTCGATGACGGAACGGTCACCCGCGACGTGGTATGCGGAGCATGGAACTTCGAGGCCGGCGCGGTAATCGCCTACGCGAGGGCAGGATCCCTCCTCGGCGCGGATACGGACCAGCCTCTCGAGGTGGGGAGCCGCAAGATACGCGGCATCGTGTCGCACGGCATGATCGCCTCGGCCCGCGAGCTCGGGTTGGGCGATGACCACGACGGCATCATGGTCCTGGACGAGTTGGGCACGGCCACCGACGACGACCTGGGCCGCCCCCTGGAGGAGGTGATCGGCCTGGGAGACGTGGTGCTGGACGTGAGCATCACCACCAATCGGGGCGACTGCATGGGGATCCGCGGGCTGGCCCGCGAGCTGGCCGCCTACTGGCAGGTCCCGCTGCGCGACATCTCCCCGAGCTTCCCGACCGGTCCGGAGAACTCCGCCTTCGAGGTTTCGATCCGAGACGTGGAAGCTTGCCCTCGCTTCGTCGCCCACCAGGTTGACGGCGTGCGGATCGGTCCGTCCCCTCTATGGATGCAGCTGCGGCTCCTGGCTATCGGGCAGCGGCCCATCTCCAACGTGGTGGACGTGTCCAACTACGTGATGTGGGAGCTCGGACACCCGATCCACACCTTCGACGCGGACACCGTCTCCGGCCGCCAGATCATCATCCGGAGAGCCGAGGAGGGTGAGAAGCTCGAGACCCTGGACGGGGTGGAACGCCCGCTGGCAGCCGGCGACATCCTCGTAACCGACCCGTCGGGTCCGATCGCCCTGGCCGGGGTCATGGGAGGGGCGTCGACCGAGGTTCGTGAGACGACCACCAGCGTGCTGGTCGAGGCTGCCAACTGGCATCCACCCTCGATCCTGGCCACCTCGTGGCGGCTCGGATTGCGGAGCGAGGCCTCGTCCCGGTTCGAACGGGGGGTCGATCCCAACCTTTCCGCCCTCGCCGCCGCCCGGACGGTGGAGTTGGTGGCCTCGACATCCGGCGGGACTCCTCGCTCCCGGGCGGTGGACTGCTACCCGATCCCGCGCCGGCCCTGGAAGGTGGACCTCGCGGCTCGTGACGTGAGCCGCTTGCTCGGGCCGAACCCTCCGTTCGGAGACGCGCTCTCGCTGCTGGAACGGCTCGGCTTCGGGCCGGATCGGGACGGCGGATCAGCCCGGGTGAACATTCCGACCCATCGCGCCGATGTCACCCGCCCGGCCGATCTGGTCGAGGAGATCGCCCGCCTCCATGGCTACGACCGCTTCCCGGACCTGGTTCGCCATGGCAGCCGGGGCGGCCTCACTGCGGAGCAACTAGCCGTCCGGCGACTCCGCGAAGCCCTGGTCGGCGCAGGGCTCACCGAAGCCCAGACCCTCAGCTTCATCGGCCAAGACGACCTGGACGCATTCGGTCTCCCGCTCGAGGATCCGCGCCGGGTCACCATCCGGGTCAAGAACCCGCTTCGCGAGGAGGAGGCCATCCTGCGCACCACCCTGTTGCCAGGCCTGATGGGGGCGATGTCGCGCAATGTGGCTCGGGGTCTGAAGTCGGTACGCCTGTTCGAGACCGGTCGGGTGTTCACGGCCCGCGACGACCCTGAAGACCCCCGCATTCCTTTCCAGCCCTTCCACCTGGCGATGGTCCTGTCCGGTCCTGGAGTGGACGTATTCGCCGGCACCGGGCTGGTCGATCTACTGGCCAGGGTCGCCGACCGCCGGCTGGAACTCCGGCAGGCGCCGTTGCCGGGCCTCCATCCGGGCCGGGGAGCGGTGGTGACGTGCGGCGCAACCGACATAGGGACGGTCGGGGAACTCCATCCGGCCGCAGTCAGGAGGTTCGGCTTGGAAGGCCGGGTGGCGGTGGCCGAGATGGTTCTCGGTCCGCTCGTGTCCTCCGGTCCGTCCTGGACGCTGGAGGATGTCTCCGCCTACCCGCCCATGGTGTTCGACCTGGCGTTCGTGCTGGCCGACTCGGTTCCGGCGGGGCGCCTACTGGAGGTGGTGGAGCGATCCGCAGGCCCGTACCTCGAGAGCCTGGAGCTGTTCGACGAGTTCAGGGGTGGCTCGATTCCCGATGCCCACAGGAGCCTGGCGGTGCGGATCACGCTGCGCGCCATGGACCACACCATCTCCGATGAGGAGGCGGCTCCGATCGGGCGGGGCGTCGCTGCCGCAGTGGCGGATCGGTTGGGCGGCGTGCTGCGGGGAAGCATATGAACGACTTCCTCGGGATCCTCGACGTCGAACGGGGAGTCCTGGAGCGGCTGGTGGAATCCGCCTCCCGGTTCCGCCATGATCGGAGCTTCAGGTCAGGCGCTCTGGCCGGTGCCCGAATCGGGCTGTTCTTCGAGAAGCCCTCCACCCGCACCAGGGTGTCGAGCGAGGTGGCAGCCGTCGACCTGGGTGCCCACCCGGTCGTCCTGGGTCAGAGCGAGGTGGGTATAGGATCGAGGGAAGCCGTCCGGGACGTGGCCCGGGTGCTGGACCGCTACCTGGATCTGGTGGCCATGCGCGTCTTCGACCATCAGGTCCTGGTGGAGATGGCCGAGCACGCCGATGCACCGGTGGTGAACCTCCTTTCCGACATCGAACACCCCTGCCAGGCGGTGGCCGACCTCCAGACCATCGCGGAGCACTGCGACGTTGCCGAAGCGGTGGTGGCCTACGTGGGAGACGGCAACAACGTGTGCCACAGCCTGATGCTGGGGGTGGCCAAGCTGGGGGGCCGGGTGCGGGTGGTGAGCCCGCCCGGGTTCGAACCGATGGAGCAGCTGGTGGCCGGGGGAGAGGGCCGGATCACGGTCACGCCGGACATAGAGGCGGTGGACGGGGCAGATGTGGTCTACACGGACGTGTGGGCGTCGATGGGCCAGGAGGGGGAGGCGTCGGAGCGGGCGCTCGCATTCGCCGGCTACCGGGTGGACGAGAGCTTGTTCGGACGGGCCGGACCCGATGCGATATTCCTCCATTGCCTGCCCGCCCACCGGGGCGAGGAAGTGACCGACGCCGTGGTCGACCACCCCAGGTCCCGGGTGTTCGACCAAGCCGAGAACCGGCTCCACTCGATGAAGGCCATCCTGCTCGAACTGCTGGGGTAGTGGTCTGTCTGTCCGGTCCCGTCGAGCAGGTGGCGCGACGGTTGCTCGGTCACCGGCTCAGCACCGACTTCGGCGGGAGGACCGCAGTAGTCATCGAGGAGGTGGAGGCCTACGGGGGCGCTGATGATCCGGCCTCCCATGCCTATCGGGGCCGCACCGTTCGCAACGCCTCCATGTTCGGCCCGGCCGGCACCCTCTACGTGTACCGGTCCTACGGGGTTCATTGGTGCGCCAACGTGGTGACCGGTGCCGAGGGGACGGGAGAGGCGGTGCTGATCAGGGGCGGTCGGGTGGTCGAGGGCATGGAACTGGTGCTGGCCCGGCGCGGGCGCCGGGACCACCTGACCGATGGCCCCGGCAAGCTGACTCAGGCGCTGGGGATTAAGGGGGATCACGACGGGACATCGGTAATAGCCGGTCCGGTGCGCCTGGAGGAAGGACCCTCCCCGGACCCGGCCCTGGTACACCGCACGCCGCGGATCGGG
Proteins encoded in this window:
- the rplT gene encoding 50S ribosomal protein L20; protein product: MARVKRASNSRTRHRKVLAKAKGYRGAKSRSFRAANEQVMKSLQYAYRDRRARKGDFRRLWITRINAAARENGTTYSRLIAGLKAAEFEVDRKMLADIAVNDPATFRQIVELASANRV
- the pheT gene encoding phenylalanine--tRNA ligase subunit beta, which produces MKVPIGWLADFIDLPTRDPHELERILVSLGHEVEGIEEFGPSFEGVVVGRVEEVRPHPNADRIRFCRVDDGTVTRDVVCGAWNFEAGAVIAYARAGSLLGADTDQPLEVGSRKIRGIVSHGMIASARELGLGDDHDGIMVLDELGTATDDDLGRPLEEVIGLGDVVLDVSITTNRGDCMGIRGLARELAAYWQVPLRDISPSFPTGPENSAFEVSIRDVEACPRFVAHQVDGVRIGPSPLWMQLRLLAIGQRPISNVVDVSNYVMWELGHPIHTFDADTVSGRQIIIRRAEEGEKLETLDGVERPLAAGDILVTDPSGPIALAGVMGGASTEVRETTTSVLVEAANWHPPSILATSWRLGLRSEASSRFERGVDPNLSALAAARTVELVASTSGGTPRSRAVDCYPIPRRPWKVDLAARDVSRLLGPNPPFGDALSLLERLGFGPDRDGGSARVNIPTHRADVTRPADLVEEIARLHGYDRFPDLVRHGSRGGLTAEQLAVRRLREALVGAGLTEAQTLSFIGQDDLDAFGLPLEDPRRVTIRVKNPLREEEAILRTTLLPGLMGAMSRNVARGLKSVRLFETGRVFTARDDPEDPRIPFQPFHLAMVLSGPGVDVFAGTGLVDLLARVADRRLELRQAPLPGLHPGRGAVVTCGATDIGTVGELHPAAVRRFGLEGRVAVAEMVLGPLVSSGPSWTLEDVSAYPPMVFDLAFVLADSVPAGRLLEVVERSAGPYLESLELFDEFRGGSIPDAHRSLAVRITLRAMDHTISDEEAAPIGRGVAAAVADRLGGVLRGSI
- the pheS gene encoding phenylalanine--tRNA ligase subunit alpha yields the protein MDLERLAGVVGDARARIEAASDLAELVAAESETLGRRSEVAVARRGIGRLAPDRRREVGRAINEAVGALTAAVEDRRAALQAEAENDLLEQDRVDLTLPYGRPARGTHHLLTRTMEDVCDVFRAIGYEVAEGPELELAWYNFDALNTPPTHPSRFESDTMYVEAFDDRERSGPDELLLRTQTSPMQARFMEKNPPPVYVVVPGRVFRTDTWDATHAPVFHQIEGLAVDSDITFGDLKGTLAHFAREFFGVSARTRFVPHFFPFTEPSAEMLVWFNGEWLEMLGCGMVDPNVFEAVGYDPEEVTGFAFGMGVERLAMVRHGITDIRHFYDSDLRVLGQFR
- the infC gene encoding translation initiation factor IF-3; protein product: MAELRVNDEIRAAELRVVDPLGKQLGVMPRQNALYLADGLGWDLVEVAPGADPPVARMMDYGKFKYEQSVKEREARKKQSRSTVKELTFKVKIGNHDYEIKRDRALRFLTNGDRVRVRVWLRGREASRPQLGMAILDRLSADLADVATVDQAAKLEGRNMTMALAPIKRPQRSYQDVDEGST
- a CDS encoding DNA-3-methyladenine glycosylase — encoded protein: MVCLSGPVEQVARRLLGHRLSTDFGGRTAVVIEEVEAYGGADDPASHAYRGRTVRNASMFGPAGTLYVYRSYGVHWCANVVTGAEGTGEAVLIRGGRVVEGMELVLARRGRRDHLTDGPGKLTQALGIKGDHDGTSVIAGPVRLEEGPSPDPALVHRTPRIGISREAERPWRFVVEGGR
- the argF gene encoding ornithine carbamoyltransferase — its product is MNDFLGILDVERGVLERLVESASRFRHDRSFRSGALAGARIGLFFEKPSTRTRVSSEVAAVDLGAHPVVLGQSEVGIGSREAVRDVARVLDRYLDLVAMRVFDHQVLVEMAEHADAPVVNLLSDIEHPCQAVADLQTIAEHCDVAEAVVAYVGDGNNVCHSLMLGVAKLGGRVRVVSPPGFEPMEQLVAGGEGRITVTPDIEAVDGADVVYTDVWASMGQEGEASERALAFAGYRVDESLFGRAGPDAIFLHCLPAHRGEEVTDAVVDHPRSRVFDQAENRLHSMKAILLELLG
- the rpmI gene encoding 50S ribosomal protein L35, translated to MPKMKSHKGAAKRFKVTGSGRIRRRQSHRGHLRLAKGKDSYRRLKGEADLAKGDEKRAKRLLGM